A region of the Treponema primitia ZAS-1 genome:
GGAAAAATCCGGCCTTCCCACCCATTTTATCTCCCGCCTTAACGAGCGGGATATGCTCTGCAAAAAGGTTACCATCGTTCCTCTGGAGGTGATAGTCCGGAATGTGGCCGCCGGTTCCATGGCAAAACGCCTGGGCCTTACCGAAGGGGCGGAGCTTAAAACTACGGTGTTTGAGCTTTCCTATAAGGACGATGCCCTGGGAGACCCTCTGATCAACGACTACCACGCGGTGGCCATCGGCGCCTCAACCTTTGAGGAAATCGAAAAAATTAAGGCCCTTACCTTTAAGATCAACGATGTGCTGTCCGCATTTTTTCTAAAGAAGGGGATCAAGCTTATTGACTTCAAACTTGAGTTTGGGAAAACCAATACGGGAGAGCTGGTTCTGGCGGATGAGATTTCCCCGGACACCTGTCGTTTCTGGGACGCCAAGACCAACGAAAAGCTCGACAAGGATAGGTTCCGCCGTGACCTGGGAAACGTGAAGGAAGCGTATATTGAAATCCTCAATAGAATTGGATGAAGACAAACTTCAACATGGAGTTTGTCTTTCGGATGAAGACAAACTCCATGAAGAGTGCGGGGTTTTTGGGGTTTTTCTCAATGATCCGGCACGGGATGCATCTTCCCTGGCCTACTACGGGCTGTTGTCCCTGCAGCACCGGGGGCAGGAAAGCGCCGGTATCGCCGCTGTTCACGAGAAACTGATAGACTGCCGGAAGGGGATGGGCCTGGTGGGGGATGTCTTTAACTCCGACACCATTGCCCAGCTCAAGGGTTCCGCCGCAGTGGGCCATGTGCGTTATTCCACCGCCGGCGGATCCCTCATCGAAAACGCCCAGCCCTTTGTAAGCCGCTTTAAGCTGGGGTCCATCGCGGTGGCCCATAACGGTACCCTTACTAACGCTGATGTGGTCCGGGAACTTCTGGAGGACGCGGGCATTGGGTTTACATCCTCCAGCGACAGCGAGGTTATCGTCAACCTGATCGCCAAAAACTACAAGAAGGGGCTGGAAAAGGCCCTGACCGATACGATCAAATTCATCAAAGGTTCCTACGCCCTGGTGGTTCTTACCGACGACGCTCTGGTGGGCGCCCGTGACCCCAACGGGATCAGGCCGCTGTGCCTGGGGAAGCTC
Encoded here:
- the purC gene encoding phosphoribosylaminoimidazolesuccinocarboxamide synthase; this translates as MSEIKQGAQLYEGKAKKVYATDSQDQVIIHYKDDATAFNGEKKGQIEDKGVMNNKIASGLFELLEKSGLPTHFISRLNERDMLCKKVTIVPLEVIVRNVAAGSMAKRLGLTEGAELKTTVFELSYKDDALGDPLINDYHAVAIGASTFEEIEKIKALTFKINDVLSAFFLKKGIKLIDFKLEFGKTNTGELVLADEISPDTCRFWDAKTNEKLDKDRFRRDLGNVKEAYIEILNRIG